A stretch of Endozoicomonas sp. SCSIO W0465 DNA encodes these proteins:
- a CDS encoding methyltransferase domain-containing protein: MSSHCGNHQTLKEYYGQILGGTKDLKTNACCSDPFTMPAHIRAILNQIDPAITDRFYGCGSPIPSAPEGCKVLDLGCGTGRDSYILASLVGEQGYVIGIDMTDEQLAVATEHVPTMMEKFGFRQPNIDFRQGYIEDLQTPGIEDNSIDVVISNCVINLSPHKEDVFREIFRVLKPGGELLFSDVFAGQRIPAPLKDDPVLMGECLSGALYIEDFRRLLTGLGYPDYRLLSASPITIANRQIEQKIGNIDFQSLTVRMFKLDNLEDICEDYGQVAIYHGTVSEQPHFFQLDDHHRFINGKPMLVCGNTAAMVQNTRYGRHFTVHGDRKTHYGPFNCLPAAGDNGSDRTTGGCC; the protein is encoded by the coding sequence ATGAGTAGCCACTGCGGTAATCATCAGACCCTTAAAGAGTACTATGGCCAGATTCTTGGCGGAACAAAGGATCTGAAAACCAACGCCTGCTGTTCCGATCCCTTTACCATGCCAGCCCACATCCGCGCTATTCTGAACCAGATCGACCCGGCCATTACTGACCGGTTTTATGGCTGTGGATCACCGATTCCATCCGCCCCGGAAGGGTGTAAGGTGCTGGATCTTGGCTGCGGTACCGGCAGGGACAGCTATATTCTTGCCAGTCTGGTGGGAGAACAGGGCTATGTTATCGGTATCGATATGACTGATGAACAATTAGCGGTAGCCACCGAGCATGTACCCACCATGATGGAAAAGTTTGGTTTCCGGCAACCAAATATTGACTTCCGGCAGGGCTATATTGAAGATCTGCAAACCCCGGGGATTGAAGATAACTCCATTGATGTGGTCATTTCCAACTGCGTGATCAACCTCTCGCCCCATAAGGAAGATGTGTTCAGGGAAATTTTCCGGGTACTGAAACCCGGTGGCGAACTGCTTTTCAGTGATGTGTTTGCCGGTCAGCGAATACCAGCCCCGTTAAAAGACGACCCGGTACTGATGGGGGAATGCCTCAGCGGTGCTCTTTATATTGAAGATTTCCGTCGCCTGTTAACCGGGCTGGGTTACCCGGACTACCGGTTGCTCTCTGCCAGCCCGATCACCATTGCCAACCGGCAAATTGAGCAGAAAATTGGCAATATCGATTTTCAATCCCTGACCGTTCGGATGTTCAAGCTGGATAACCTTGAAGATATCTGTGAAGACTATGGGCAGGTGGCCATTTACCACGGTACCGTATCGGAACAGCCTCACTTTTTCCAACTGGACGACCATCACCGGTTTATCAATGGCAAACCGATGCTGGTCTGTGGCAATACCGCGGCCATGGTGCAGAATACTCGCTATGGCAGACACTTTACCGTGCATGGCGACCGGAAAACCCATTATGGCCCTTTTAACTGTCTGCCAGCAGCCGGTGATAATGGGTCTGATCGCACCACTGGCGGTTGCTGTTAA
- the cutA gene encoding divalent-cation tolerance protein CutA yields MPIKPSTGFCMVLTTCPNQQEADTHARAIIEKRLGACVQSSPIHSYYRWAGEVQSDPEVLLRIKTTGERYQALEQYLKAEHSYDVPQIIQISIENGLPEYLDWVREETAVNR; encoded by the coding sequence ATGCCCATAAAACCATCTACCGGGTTCTGCATGGTACTGACCACCTGCCCCAATCAACAGGAAGCTGATACCCATGCCAGGGCCATTATCGAAAAACGTCTGGGAGCCTGTGTTCAGAGCAGTCCGATTCACAGCTATTACCGGTGGGCAGGTGAAGTTCAATCAGACCCGGAGGTACTGCTTCGTATTAAAACCACCGGTGAGCGTTATCAAGCACTGGAGCAATACCTGAAAGCTGAACACAGCTATGATGTGCCTCAGATTATTCAGATATCAATAGAAAATGGCCTGCCAGAGTATCTTGACTGGGTAAGGGAAGAAACAGCGGTCAACAGATAG
- a CDS encoding FAD-binding oxidoreductase, producing the protein MKLKAPVHTDAHADSYYAASLNFATDYPELEGNLSVDICVVGGGFSGVATALELAERGYRVAVLEARKIGWGATGRNGGQLIRGIGTEPEQFSSQIGTDGVEAIHQMGFEAVELVRERVRKYDIQCDLKMGYVDAAIKAKQMDHITEDYQSLKKRHYAHELRLLSQDDIKQYVNSDRYMGGMLDSGSGHLHPLNLCLGEARVAEGLGVQFFENSPVVKIHKGNLPGVATAKGSVTCQFLVLAGNAYLGNLEPTIGGKVLPAGSYIIATEKLQEKVWQNLIPNDSAICDVSIALDYFRLSADKRLLFGGMCNYSGRDPNDIVASLRPKMLRVFPQLENTTIEYQWGGMIGIGANRMPQIGRLGSNIYFAQAYSGHGVNATHMAGRVLAEAISGQAERFDVFANIRHMTFPGGRYFRSPLLALGMLWYRLKEAV; encoded by the coding sequence ATGAAACTCAAAGCACCGGTGCATACCGACGCTCACGCTGACTCCTACTACGCCGCTTCACTGAACTTTGCAACCGATTACCCGGAACTGGAAGGTAACCTGTCCGTCGATATCTGTGTGGTTGGCGGTGGTTTTTCTGGCGTCGCTACAGCCCTGGAGCTGGCTGAACGAGGCTATCGTGTTGCGGTTCTGGAAGCCCGTAAAATCGGTTGGGGGGCGACAGGGCGAAATGGTGGTCAGCTGATTCGCGGGATTGGTACAGAGCCAGAGCAGTTTAGCAGCCAGATCGGCACTGATGGGGTGGAGGCAATCCATCAGATGGGGTTTGAAGCTGTTGAGCTGGTGCGCGAGCGGGTCCGGAAATACGACATTCAGTGTGACTTGAAAATGGGGTATGTCGATGCGGCGATCAAGGCAAAACAGATGGATCACATTACCGAAGATTATCAGTCCCTGAAAAAACGCCATTATGCCCATGAGCTTCGACTGCTGTCGCAGGATGATATCAAACAGTATGTAAATTCTGACCGGTATATGGGCGGCATGCTGGATTCGGGCAGTGGTCACCTGCACCCATTGAATCTTTGTCTGGGTGAGGCGCGTGTTGCAGAAGGGTTAGGGGTTCAGTTTTTTGAAAATTCGCCGGTTGTGAAAATTCACAAGGGCAACCTGCCCGGGGTTGCAACGGCAAAAGGTTCGGTAACCTGTCAGTTTCTGGTGTTGGCAGGAAATGCCTATCTGGGGAACCTGGAGCCAACGATTGGTGGGAAGGTGTTACCGGCGGGCAGTTATATCATTGCTACTGAAAAACTGCAGGAAAAGGTCTGGCAAAACCTGATACCCAACGACTCAGCTATCTGTGATGTCAGTATTGCTCTGGATTACTTCCGTTTATCTGCTGATAAACGACTGTTGTTTGGTGGTATGTGCAATTACTCCGGGCGCGATCCAAACGATATTGTCGCATCACTTCGCCCGAAAATGTTGCGGGTCTTTCCTCAGCTGGAAAACACAACTATTGAGTACCAGTGGGGGGGTATGATCGGGATTGGTGCCAACCGAATGCCGCAGATTGGTCGATTGGGATCAAACATTTACTTTGCCCAGGCTTATTCCGGCCATGGGGTCAATGCCACCCATATGGCGGGGAGGGTGCTGGCAGAGGCTATTTCCGGCCAGGCAGAACGGTTTGATGTGTTTGCCAATATTCGCCATATGACCTTTCCTGGTGGGCGTTATTTCCGTTCGCCGCTATTGGCTCTGGGGATGCTGTGGTATCGGCTGAAAGAGGCTGTTTAG
- a CDS encoding glutamine synthetase family protein — protein sequence MKKLASWLKERKITEVEAVISDFTGIARGKIMPSNKFIAEKGIRLPESVLIQGVTGDYVDDEIYNELMSPAEIDMILKPDESAVHMVPWALEPTALVIHDCYDKQGNLISIAPRTVLKNVLALYEARGWTPVVAPELEFYLTRRTANPDHPLQPPVGRSGRPESGRQSYSIDAANEYDPLFEDVYDWCEEQGLDIDTLIHEEGAAQMEINFRHGGALSLADQVFVFKRTVREAALKHDINATFMAKPISGEPGSSMHLHQNVLDNKGKNIFSNEDGTASKMIYHYIGGLQQYVSEAMPLFAPNVNSYRRFLRDTSAPVNLAWGIDNRTVSLRIPDSSAAGRRVENRLAGADANPYLAFAASLLCGYLGMINEAEPTAAVAGNASEDSNDKRLPLNLEEALELMEQSVILKETLGTQFVRSYVEVKRAEYQNFKEIISSWEREYLQMTV from the coding sequence ATGAAAAAGCTGGCCAGCTGGTTAAAAGAGCGAAAAATCACCGAAGTTGAAGCCGTTATCTCTGACTTTACCGGCATCGCCCGTGGCAAGATCATGCCCAGCAACAAATTTATTGCTGAGAAAGGGATACGCCTTCCGGAAAGTGTGCTGATTCAGGGGGTCACCGGCGATTACGTCGACGATGAGATTTATAACGAACTGATGAGCCCGGCAGAGATCGATATGATTCTCAAGCCGGATGAGTCCGCTGTCCATATGGTGCCCTGGGCACTGGAGCCAACCGCACTGGTTATTCATGACTGCTATGACAAACAGGGCAATCTGATCAGCATCGCTCCCAGGACTGTGCTCAAAAATGTTCTGGCGCTATATGAAGCCAGAGGCTGGACGCCGGTTGTTGCGCCGGAGCTTGAATTTTATCTGACCAGGAGGACGGCCAATCCCGACCATCCCCTTCAGCCTCCCGTAGGCCGTTCGGGTCGCCCTGAATCCGGTCGACAGTCTTACAGTATTGATGCCGCCAATGAATATGACCCACTCTTTGAGGACGTCTATGACTGGTGTGAAGAACAGGGGCTGGATATAGATACTCTGATTCATGAGGAAGGTGCAGCCCAGATGGAGATCAATTTCCGTCACGGTGGCGCACTGTCTTTAGCAGATCAGGTATTTGTATTCAAAAGAACCGTCCGCGAAGCAGCATTAAAGCATGATATTAATGCCACCTTTATGGCAAAGCCCATCAGTGGCGAGCCTGGTAGCTCAATGCACCTGCACCAGAACGTTCTGGATAACAAGGGGAAGAACATCTTCAGCAACGAAGATGGCACAGCCAGCAAGATGATCTACCACTACATTGGTGGACTTCAACAGTATGTCTCTGAAGCCATGCCGCTTTTTGCTCCCAATGTAAACTCCTACCGTCGTTTTCTCAGGGATACCTCAGCGCCGGTTAACCTTGCCTGGGGCATCGATAATCGCACCGTAAGTCTGAGAATTCCCGACTCATCGGCAGCAGGCCGCCGCGTTGAAAACCGGCTCGCCGGAGCAGATGCCAACCCTTACCTGGCTTTTGCTGCCTCCCTGCTCTGTGGTTACCTCGGTATGATTAATGAAGCTGAGCCAACGGCAGCAGTCGCCGGAAATGCCTCTGAAGATTCTAACGACAAGAGACTTCCCCTTAACCTTGAGGAAGCCCTTGAGCTGATGGAACAGAGTGTAATACTTAAAGAGACTCTGGGAACCCAGTTTGTTCGTTCCTATGTTGAAGTGAAGCGTGCCGAATACCAGAACTTCAAAGAGATTATCAGCTCCTGGGAGCGTGAATACCTGCAGATGACGGTGTGA